GGCGTTAGAGGTTACAAAAGAGCTTGGCGGCGAAAACTATGTGTTCTGGGGCGGAAGGGAAGGTTATGAGACACTTCTAAATACAGATATGGGATTGGAACTTGATAACCTTGCAAGATTTTTGCATATGGCGGTTGAGTATGCAAAGGAAATAGGTTTTGACGGACAGTTTTTAATAGAACCAAAACCAAAAGAGCCAACTAAGCATCAGTACGATTTTGATTCGGCTCATGTTTATGGATTTTTGAAAAAGTATGATCTTGACAAATACTTCAAGCTCAACATAGAGGTAAACCATGCAACCTTAGCAGGACATGATTTCCACCATGAGTTGAGATTTGCGCGAATAAACAACATGCTTGGTTCAATTGACGCTAACATGGGCGATTTGCTTTTGGGCTGGGATACAGATCAGTTCCCAACAGATGTAAGACTTACTACACTTGCTATGTATGAGGTTATTAAAGCTGGTGGTTTTGACAAAGGTGGACTTAACTTTGACGCAAAGGTAAGAAGAGGTTCTTTTGAGCTTGAAGACTTGGTCATTGGTCACATTGCTGGCATGGATGCTTTTGCTAAAGGCTTCAAGATTGCGTATAAGCTTGTTAAAGATGGCGTATTTGATAAATTTATAGATGAGAGATACAAGAGCTACAAAGAAGGAATCGGTGCTAAGATTGTAAGCGGTGAAGCAAACTTCAAGATGTTAGAGGAATATGCTCTGTCTCTTGACAAGATAGAAAATAAATCTGGCAAGCAAGAGCTTCTTGAGATGATTTTGAACAAATATATGTTCAGCGAATAAAGCTGATATTCTCAAATGAAAGCTGGAAGAGTTTCCTTCCAGCTTTTTTCATGCAACAATACTTTGAGATTTTGCTGTGAACAAAGAAAGAAGTTGTATATTTATGTTCTCGCTTTTTTTGTGTTCGGGTAAGAAAAAATGTGCGGGTGGTTCACCACAAATATCTGCTCCAACTATTTCAAAAGATGACGTAAAATGCAAAACTATTTCAATTAAGGTTTTTGGCTGGCAGTGTCCCTGGTCCCAAGTTGTGTTTATTGAGGACTTTGTCAAGATGTCTTTGTCGATGCTTATATAAACCGGTAGGTGAGGTTTTATCTTTTTATATTCAAGTGGTGAAAAAATTTTGATTTTACTGTTGTGCACATTTTTTTTCTCCTCTGAGAGAACAAAGATTTCGACAATTTGATTTAATCCTGCTGCATCTTTTAA
The sequence above is drawn from the Caldicellulosiruptor bescii DSM 6725 genome and encodes:
- the xylA gene encoding xylose isomerase, translated to MKYFKDIPEVKYEGPQSDNPFAFKYYNPDEIIDGKPLKDHLRFAIAYWHTFCATGSDPFGQPTIVRPWDKFSNRMDNAKARVEAAFEFFELLDVPFFCFHDRDIAPEGENLKESNKNLDEIVSLIKEYLKTSKTKVLWGTANLFSHPRYVHGAATSCNADVFAYAAAQVKKALEVTKELGGENYVFWGGREGYETLLNTDMGLELDNLARFLHMAVEYAKEIGFDGQFLIEPKPKEPTKHQYDFDSAHVYGFLKKYDLDKYFKLNIEVNHATLAGHDFHHELRFARINNMLGSIDANMGDLLLGWDTDQFPTDVRLTTLAMYEVIKAGGFDKGGLNFDAKVRRGSFELEDLVIGHIAGMDAFAKGFKIAYKLVKDGVFDKFIDERYKSYKEGIGAKIVSGEANFKMLEEYALSLDKIENKSGKQELLEMILNKYMFSE
- a CDS encoding arginase family protein; the encoded protein is MKSLLSSSYILMFDEYYSFQPRLKEMCICIDLKDLSSTKYMCSKKVLDSISEKIKKVENSLFFLGAGEYHHFTYMLLKKFDKTLSLIVIDKHVDYSDTYQGFITCGSWLKDAAGLNQIVEIFVLSEEKKNVHNSKIKIFSPLEYKKIKPHLPVYISIDKDILTKSSINTTWDQGHCQPKTLIEIVLHFTSSFEIVGADICGEPPAHFFLPEHKKSENINIQLLSLFTAKSQSIVA